From a region of the Microterricola gilva genome:
- a CDS encoding TatD family hydrolase, whose protein sequence is MSDANMDTSAHVRKREQTEGRELSYPPLPEALTVGVYDNHTHLEIADGEHPIDYREQLDRASAVGVRGVIQVGGDVPTSQWSAATAAVEPRMLAAVAIHPNEAPLYDTAGGPDGSWEGGLDAAIAEIDRLAALPRVVAVGETGLDYFRTGEDGRAAQHRSFEAHIDIAKRHGLAMQIHDRDAHAAVIETLLRVGAPERTVFHCFSGDAEMAQLCADNGWYLSFAGTVTFKNAQNLRDALQVIPRSQILIETDAPFLTPTPFRGRPNAPYLLPLTLRAIAAELGTDATVLAAQINSNTELVYGRWDAEPVASAGHSATSNPAGALSAKTAFPASTEAIGGIA, encoded by the coding sequence ATGAGCGACGCGAACATGGACACCTCGGCGCACGTGCGCAAGCGTGAACAGACCGAGGGGCGCGAGCTGAGCTACCCGCCGCTGCCTGAGGCGCTCACCGTTGGCGTCTACGACAACCACACGCACCTCGAGATCGCCGACGGCGAGCACCCGATCGACTACCGCGAGCAGCTCGACCGGGCCTCGGCCGTCGGCGTCCGCGGCGTGATCCAGGTGGGCGGCGACGTGCCGACCTCGCAGTGGTCGGCTGCGACCGCCGCGGTCGAACCGCGCATGCTGGCCGCCGTGGCGATCCACCCGAACGAGGCGCCGCTCTACGACACCGCCGGTGGTCCCGACGGCAGCTGGGAGGGCGGGCTCGACGCCGCCATCGCCGAGATCGACCGGCTGGCCGCGCTACCGCGCGTCGTCGCCGTCGGCGAGACCGGGCTCGACTACTTCCGCACCGGCGAGGACGGCCGTGCCGCCCAGCACCGCTCCTTCGAGGCGCACATCGACATCGCCAAGCGCCACGGGCTGGCCATGCAGATCCACGACCGCGATGCGCACGCGGCCGTCATCGAGACACTCCTGCGCGTCGGAGCGCCGGAGCGCACGGTGTTCCACTGCTTCTCCGGTGACGCCGAGATGGCGCAACTCTGCGCCGACAACGGCTGGTATCTCTCCTTCGCGGGAACGGTCACCTTCAAGAACGCGCAGAACCTGCGCGACGCACTCCAGGTGATTCCCCGCTCTCAGATCCTGATCGAGACGGATGCCCCCTTCCTCACGCCGACCCCGTTCCGGGGCCGTCCGAACGCACCGTACCTGCTGCCACTGACGCTGCGCGCGATCGCCGCAGAGCTCGGCACGGATGCGACGGTGCTCGCCGCGCAGATCAACTCGAACACCGAACTCGTCTACGGCCGCTGGGACGCAGAGCCCGTGGCATCCGCCGGCCACTCGGCCACCAGCAACCCGGCCGGCGCCCTGTCTGCCAAGACCGCCTTTCCCGCCAGCACCGAGGCCATCGGAGGCATCGCATGA
- the metG gene encoding methionine--tRNA ligase, whose translation MSDGSSFFVTTPIFYVNDVPHIGHAYTEVAADVLARWHRQRGDDTWFLTGTDEHGQKILRTATANGVTPQQWADKLVEEAWKPLLETIDLSNDDFIRTTEPRHEENVQKFLQHLYDTGFIYTGEYEGYYCVGCEEYKQPSDLVDGTGEYEGQKVCAIHSKPVELLHEKNYFFKMSAFAEQLLALYEERPDFVQPESARNEVMSFVRSGLDDLSISRSSFDWGVKVPWDESHVVYVWFDALLNYVTAVGYGQDEAEFERRWPATHLVGKDILRFHAVIWPAMLMAAGLPVPHRVFGHGWLLVGGEKMSKSKLTGIAPTQITDTFGSDAFRYYFLRAIHFGQDGSFSWEDLHARYTAELANGFGNLASRVIAMVNRYCDGVIPAPGAFTDADAAIQAIERTATATASIAIDRLAIHEAIAEVWTLVDGLNGYITEQEPWALAKKPEERERLETVLYTAVRGLGTLAVLLSPVLPKATAKLWTALGGDGVVQDQRIDRAWEWSGAASVAPLEALFPRIETTE comes from the coding sequence ATGTCCGATGGCTCCTCTTTCTTTGTCACCACGCCGATCTTCTACGTCAATGACGTACCGCACATCGGACACGCCTACACGGAGGTGGCCGCCGACGTGCTCGCGCGCTGGCACCGTCAGCGCGGTGACGACACCTGGTTCCTGACGGGAACCGACGAGCACGGCCAGAAGATCCTGCGCACCGCGACCGCCAACGGCGTCACGCCGCAGCAGTGGGCGGACAAGCTGGTCGAGGAGGCGTGGAAGCCGCTGCTGGAGACGATCGACCTCTCCAACGACGACTTCATCCGTACAACGGAGCCCCGCCACGAGGAGAACGTTCAGAAGTTCCTGCAGCACCTCTACGACACCGGGTTCATCTACACCGGCGAATACGAGGGCTACTACTGCGTCGGTTGCGAGGAGTACAAGCAGCCGAGCGACCTCGTCGACGGCACAGGCGAGTACGAGGGTCAGAAGGTCTGCGCCATCCACTCCAAGCCGGTCGAGCTGCTGCACGAGAAGAACTACTTCTTCAAGATGAGCGCATTCGCCGAGCAGCTGCTCGCCCTCTATGAGGAGCGGCCCGACTTCGTGCAGCCGGAGAGCGCCCGCAACGAGGTCATGTCCTTCGTGCGCTCCGGCCTCGACGACCTCTCGATCTCACGCTCCAGCTTCGACTGGGGCGTCAAGGTGCCGTGGGACGAGTCGCATGTCGTCTACGTCTGGTTCGACGCGCTGCTGAACTACGTGACCGCCGTCGGCTACGGCCAGGACGAGGCCGAGTTCGAGCGCCGCTGGCCGGCCACCCACCTCGTGGGCAAGGACATCCTCCGCTTCCACGCCGTCATCTGGCCGGCGATGCTGATGGCCGCTGGCCTGCCGGTGCCGCACCGCGTCTTCGGACACGGCTGGCTGCTCGTCGGCGGCGAGAAGATGTCCAAGTCGAAGCTGACCGGCATCGCGCCGACGCAGATCACCGACACCTTCGGCTCCGACGCGTTCCGCTACTACTTCCTGCGCGCGATCCACTTCGGCCAGGACGGCTCCTTCTCCTGGGAGGATCTGCACGCCCGCTACACGGCCGAGCTGGCCAATGGCTTCGGCAACCTTGCCTCGCGCGTGATCGCCATGGTCAACCGATACTGCGACGGCGTCATCCCCGCGCCCGGTGCCTTCACCGATGCGGATGCCGCCATCCAGGCGATCGAGCGCACGGCGACCGCGACGGCATCCATCGCCATCGACCGCCTCGCCATCCACGAGGCGATCGCCGAGGTGTGGACGCTCGTCGACGGCCTGAACGGCTACATCACCGAGCAGGAGCCGTGGGCCCTGGCCAAGAAGCCCGAGGAGCGCGAGCGCCTGGAGACGGTGCTCTACACGGCCGTCCGCGGCCTCGGCACGCTGGCCGTGCTGCTCTCCCCGGTGCTGCCGAAGGCGACCGCGAAGTTGTGGACCGCGCTCGGCGGCGACGGCGTCGTGCAGGATCAGCGCATCGACCGCGCCTGGGAGTGGAGCGGTGCGGCATCCGTCGCCCCGCTCGAGGCGCTGTTCCCGCGCATCGAGACCACCGAGTAA
- a CDS encoding NADP-dependent oxidoreductase produces MPKAITYSRYGGPEVLEIVDIPMPEPADGEVLIEVIAAGLNPADSRLREGLLAERMPAHFPQGQGSDFAGFVRATGRGVTQCEVNDAVIGHASRASHATHLTVPATNLTPKPPHLPWEVAGGLFVTGTTAWAAVNELGISAGDTVVISAAAGGVGCIAAQLAALRGATVIGTASERNIDFLRQIGVIPVVHDGDIVTSIREAAPNGVDAYLDAFGGDNLETARALRVPPGRVRSVVDWDGVLDYGSDEYGSSEHGVTEPAAESELRADARGVAIVAKLARLAEQHRLLVPVSDIFPLEQVREAFEELDRGHTRGKIVLGMHPVGYAHQHIHEAIWHGVPLKEAAATVDVPTEHAPMRVRENLPPVLGHLPGQRHPHPSDELAEEH; encoded by the coding sequence GTGCCGAAGGCAATTACATACTCGCGCTATGGCGGCCCCGAGGTTCTCGAGATCGTCGACATCCCGATGCCGGAGCCCGCAGACGGCGAGGTTCTCATCGAGGTGATCGCCGCCGGGCTCAATCCGGCGGATTCCCGCCTCCGCGAGGGACTGCTCGCCGAACGGATGCCGGCGCACTTCCCCCAAGGCCAAGGCTCAGACTTTGCCGGGTTCGTTCGTGCAACGGGTCGCGGCGTCACACAGTGCGAGGTCAACGATGCCGTGATCGGGCACGCATCGCGAGCCTCGCACGCCACCCACCTGACCGTGCCCGCCACGAACCTCACCCCCAAACCGCCGCACCTCCCCTGGGAGGTGGCCGGCGGCCTGTTCGTGACGGGCACCACGGCGTGGGCGGCGGTGAACGAGCTCGGCATCTCCGCCGGTGACACCGTCGTCATCTCCGCGGCGGCTGGCGGAGTCGGCTGCATCGCCGCGCAGTTGGCCGCCCTGCGCGGGGCGACCGTCATCGGCACGGCCAGCGAGCGGAACATCGACTTCCTCCGCCAGATCGGCGTGATCCCCGTCGTTCACGACGGCGACATCGTCACGAGCATCAGGGAGGCGGCGCCGAACGGCGTCGACGCCTACCTGGATGCCTTCGGAGGCGACAACCTCGAGACGGCGCGCGCGCTCCGGGTTCCGCCCGGGCGGGTCCGCAGCGTTGTCGACTGGGACGGCGTGCTCGACTACGGCTCGGACGAGTACGGGTCAAGCGAGCACGGGGTGACCGAGCCGGCGGCCGAGAGCGAGCTCCGCGCGGATGCCAGGGGAGTGGCCATCGTCGCCAAGCTCGCCCGGCTGGCCGAGCAGCACCGCCTACTCGTGCCCGTCTCCGACATCTTCCCGCTCGAGCAGGTGCGGGAGGCGTTCGAGGAACTCGACCGCGGGCACACCCGCGGCAAGATCGTGCTCGGCATGCACCCGGTCGGCTACGCCCACCAGCACATCCATGAGGCGATCTGGCACGGCGTTCCGCTCAAGGAGGCCGCGGCGACCGTCGACGTTCCGACGGAACACGCGCCGATGCGGGTACGGGAGAACCTGCCACCCGTGCTCGGGCACCTGCCGGGGCAGCGGCATCCGCACCCGTCGGACGAGCTGGCGGAGGAGCACTGA
- the rsmI gene encoding 16S rRNA (cytidine(1402)-2'-O)-methyltransferase — MIILAATPIGNLKDASVRLVEALSTATVIAAEDTRVTQRLLAALGIENRPRLIALHDHNEREKSIELVELARETDVLVLSDAGMPTVSDPGFHLVDTAAAAGVTVTALPGPSAVLTALAVSGLPTDRFTFEGFLPRKSGERVSTFTELRDERRTMVFFESPNRLAASLGDMATVFGAERRIVVCRELTKFYEEVKRGTAAELAEWAASGVKGEICIVVAGAEKRVSDLPSGVAEVLALVAAGERLKDAAAVVSEGTGLGKRELYQAALDAKPARAGASERGGRGAGPVTGQGA; from the coding sequence ATGATCATTCTTGCGGCGACTCCCATCGGCAACCTCAAGGACGCCTCGGTGCGTCTGGTCGAGGCGCTCAGCACCGCCACGGTGATCGCCGCGGAGGACACCCGTGTCACCCAACGCCTCCTCGCCGCGCTGGGCATCGAGAACCGGCCCCGCCTGATCGCACTGCACGACCACAACGAGCGGGAGAAGTCCATCGAGCTGGTCGAGCTGGCCCGCGAGACGGATGTGCTCGTGCTGAGCGACGCCGGAATGCCCACCGTCTCCGACCCCGGATTCCACCTCGTCGACACCGCCGCCGCCGCCGGCGTGACCGTGACCGCGCTGCCTGGCCCGAGCGCGGTGCTCACGGCGCTGGCCGTGTCCGGGCTGCCGACCGACCGTTTCACCTTCGAGGGATTCCTCCCGCGCAAGTCCGGCGAACGGGTGAGCACTTTCACGGAGCTCCGCGACGAACGCCGCACCATGGTGTTCTTCGAATCCCCGAACCGTCTGGCCGCATCGCTCGGCGACATGGCGACCGTGTTCGGTGCTGAACGCCGCATTGTGGTCTGCCGGGAGCTGACGAAGTTCTACGAGGAGGTCAAGCGCGGTACCGCGGCCGAACTCGCCGAGTGGGCGGCATCCGGCGTCAAGGGCGAGATCTGCATCGTCGTGGCCGGTGCAGAGAAGCGGGTCAGTGATCTGCCGAGCGGCGTCGCCGAGGTGCTCGCGCTCGTCGCGGCCGGTGAGCGGTTGAAGGATGCCGCGGCCGTGGTGTCTGAGGGCACCGGACTCGGCAAGCGCGAGTTGTACCAGGCCGCCCTCGACGCCAAGCCGGCCAGGGCCGGCGCTTCCGAGCGCGGGGGCCGGGGCGCGGGCCCGGTGACCGGCCAGGGCGCGTAA
- a CDS encoding dolichyl-phosphate-mannose--protein mannosyltransferase, with amino-acid sequence MGIGGLRHAGGDDVPGEVPAAPEPGDDSATSPSVLTGEAAQDSPSTDADTEQSADSAVDEPRGSRLDTWWAHVLRTRRRQRLWYWGGPIAVTVLAAVLRLWDLAHPHSLVFDETFYVKDAYTLLNNGYESTWPEGADESFNSGDTDVFTREGSFVVHPPLGKWIISLGLAAFGADNSFGWRIGTVVVGILAVFLLTIIARRLFSSTIVAVIVGFLFAVDGHAIVMSRVALLDGILMFFALLGFGAILLDRSWHEKRLNAWLADRRQRAASGQLAEPSWGPALWWRPWLLAAGLAFGLAASVKWSGLYFLAAFGLYVVLVDALARRRAGVPFWASAAVLKQGPVSFLLLVPIALGTFLASWTGWFVTAGGFYRNWASEAGNAWTGAMAWVPESLQSFWHYQLAAYNYHVGLSTPHPYQANPLTWLFMTRPTSMYYVGSTFGENGCQFDACSSAILSVANPLIWWSATAAVFYLVYRLARYREWQIGLILMGMVAGYLPWLMYLDRTVYQFYTIAFEPYMLLALGVVISLVLGKRDDVWWRRQRGVSLVAIFLVFVVLVSAFFYPIWTGKQVPFWFWNLHMWLPGWI; translated from the coding sequence ATGGGCATCGGAGGGCTGCGGCACGCTGGCGGCGACGATGTACCCGGCGAGGTGCCTGCGGCGCCGGAGCCGGGCGATGACTCGGCGACGAGCCCGTCTGTGCTGACCGGGGAGGCCGCCCAGGACTCGCCGAGCACGGATGCCGACACCGAACAGAGCGCGGACAGCGCCGTCGACGAGCCGCGCGGCAGTCGGCTCGACACATGGTGGGCGCACGTCCTGCGCACCCGCAGGCGGCAACGTCTCTGGTACTGGGGCGGGCCGATCGCCGTCACCGTGCTGGCCGCGGTGCTGCGGCTCTGGGACCTCGCACACCCGCACTCCCTCGTCTTCGACGAGACGTTCTACGTCAAAGACGCGTACACGCTGCTGAACAACGGCTACGAGTCAACGTGGCCGGAGGGAGCAGACGAGAGCTTCAACTCCGGCGACACCGACGTCTTCACCCGCGAGGGCTCGTTCGTGGTGCACCCGCCGCTCGGCAAGTGGATCATCTCGCTCGGGCTGGCGGCGTTCGGCGCCGACAACTCCTTCGGCTGGCGCATCGGCACCGTCGTGGTCGGCATCCTCGCCGTCTTCCTGCTCACCATCATCGCCCGCCGGCTGTTCTCCTCGACGATCGTCGCCGTCATCGTCGGTTTCCTCTTCGCGGTCGACGGGCACGCGATCGTGATGTCGAGGGTCGCTCTGCTCGACGGCATCCTGATGTTCTTCGCCCTGCTCGGATTCGGTGCGATCCTGCTCGACCGCAGCTGGCATGAGAAGCGGCTCAACGCGTGGTTGGCCGATCGCAGGCAGCGCGCGGCATCCGGCCAGCTCGCGGAACCGAGCTGGGGCCCCGCGCTGTGGTGGCGCCCGTGGCTGCTGGCCGCCGGGCTTGCCTTCGGCCTTGCGGCGAGCGTCAAGTGGTCGGGGCTGTACTTCCTGGCCGCGTTCGGCCTGTACGTCGTCCTCGTCGACGCACTCGCCCGCCGCCGCGCCGGCGTACCGTTCTGGGCCAGTGCCGCCGTGCTGAAGCAGGGGCCCGTCTCGTTCCTCCTGCTCGTGCCGATCGCACTGGGAACCTTCCTCGCCAGCTGGACGGGCTGGTTCGTCACCGCCGGCGGCTTCTACCGTAACTGGGCGTCGGAGGCGGGCAACGCGTGGACGGGCGCGATGGCCTGGGTCCCCGAGAGCCTGCAGAGCTTCTGGCACTACCAGCTCGCCGCGTACAACTATCACGTCGGCCTCAGCACACCCCACCCGTACCAGGCGAACCCATTGACCTGGCTGTTCATGACCCGGCCGACGAGCATGTACTACGTCGGCTCGACGTTCGGCGAGAACGGATGCCAGTTCGACGCGTGCAGCTCGGCCATCCTCTCCGTGGCCAACCCCCTGATCTGGTGGTCAGCGACGGCCGCGGTGTTCTATCTCGTCTACCGGCTCGCACGCTACCGCGAGTGGCAGATCGGCCTGATCCTGATGGGGATGGTCGCCGGTTACCTGCCCTGGCTCATGTACCTGGACCGCACGGTCTACCAGTTCTACACAATCGCGTTCGAGCCGTACATGCTGCTCGCGCTCGGCGTCGTGATCTCCCTCGTGCTCGGCAAACGCGACGACGTTTGGTGGCGCAGACAACGCGGCGTGAGCCTGGTCGCCATCTTCCTTGTATTCGTTGTGCTGGTCAGCGCCTTCTTCTACCCGATCTGGACGGGGAAGCAGGTGCCGTTCTGGTTCTGGAACCTGCACATGTGGTTGCCCGGCT